From one Cyanobacterium stanieri PCC 7202 genomic stretch:
- a CDS encoding hypothetical protein (KEGG: mar:MAE_16210 hypothetical protein~SPTR: Similar to tr|Q8YZH8|Q8YZH8;~manually curated) produces MRRNTQNISRTLRFLTITTVPLSIIIYILRGFGLLSFMYGWIVILLFLTAIFSSIFFLIDKTYY; encoded by the coding sequence ATGCGTAGAAATACTCAAAATATTTCCCGAACGTTAAGATTTTTAACAATTACGACAGTTCCTTTGTCAATCATCATCTACATATTACGAGGGTTTGGACTGCTCAGTTTTATGTATGGATGGATTGTTATTCTTTTATTTTTGACGGCTATATTTAGTTCTATTTTCTTTTTGATCGATAAAACCTATTATTAG
- a CDS encoding light-independent protochlorophyllide reductase, iron-sulfur ATP-binding protein (PFAM: 4Fe-4S iron sulfur cluster binding proteins, NifH/frxC family~TIGRFAM: light-independent protochlorophyllide reductase, iron-sulfur ATP-binding protein~COGs: COG1348 Nitrogenase subunit NifH (ATPase)~InterPro IPR005971:IPR000392~KEGG: cyt:cce_4532 protochlorophyllide reductase iron-sulfur ATP-binding protein~PFAM: NifH/frxC-family protein~PRIAM: Nitrogenase~SPTR: Light-independent protochlorophyllide reductase iron-sulfur ATP-binding protein;~TIGRFAM: light-independent protochlorophyllide reductase, iron-sulfur ATP-binding protein): protein MTLTLAVYGKGGIGKSTTSCNISTALAKRGKKVLQIGCDPKHDSTFTLTGFLIPTIIDTLQEKDFHYEDIWPEDVIYKGYAGVDCVEAGGPPAGAGCGGYVVGETVKLLKELNAFDEYDVILFDVLGDVVCGGFAAPLNYADYCLIVTDNGFDALFAANRIAASVREKARTHTLRLAGLIGNRTSKRDLIDKYISHVAMPVLEVLPLIEDIRVSRVKGKTLFEMAEKDPSLDYVCDFYLNIADQILAMPEGVVPSEAQDRDLFTLLSDYYLNPPADAPKQEVDELDLMMV, encoded by the coding sequence ATGACATTGACATTAGCAGTTTACGGAAAAGGCGGCATCGGCAAATCCACCACCAGCTGTAACATTTCCACCGCCCTCGCCAAAAGAGGAAAAAAAGTATTACAAATAGGTTGCGATCCGAAACACGATAGCACCTTTACCCTCACAGGCTTCTTAATTCCCACCATCATTGACACTCTCCAAGAAAAAGATTTTCACTACGAAGACATTTGGCCCGAAGATGTAATTTATAAAGGTTATGCAGGGGTGGATTGTGTAGAAGCAGGAGGCCCTCCCGCAGGCGCTGGTTGCGGTGGTTATGTAGTCGGTGAAACTGTAAAACTACTCAAAGAATTAAACGCTTTTGATGAGTATGATGTAATTTTGTTTGATGTGTTAGGGGATGTGGTTTGCGGTGGTTTTGCAGCGCCCCTTAACTATGCCGATTATTGTCTCATTGTCACCGATAATGGTTTTGATGCCCTGTTTGCCGCCAATCGTATCGCCGCTTCCGTCAGAGAAAAAGCGCGTACCCACACTTTACGCCTAGCGGGTTTGATTGGTAATCGTACCTCAAAAAGAGATTTGATTGATAAATATATTTCCCATGTAGCTATGCCTGTGTTGGAAGTGTTACCGCTTATTGAAGATATACGAGTATCACGGGTTAAAGGCAAAACTTTGTTTGAAATGGCAGAAAAAGATCCTAGTTTGGATTATGTGTGTGATTTTTATCTCAATATTGCTGACCAAATTTTGGCAATGCCAGAGGGTGTTGTGCCTAGTGAAGCCCAAGACAGAGATTTATTTACTTTACTTTCTGATTACTATCTCAATCCCCCTGCCGATGCACCTAAGCAGGAAGTTGATGAGCTTGATTTAATGATGGTTTAG
- a CDS encoding light-independent protochlorophyllide reductase, N subunit (PFAM: Nitrogenase component 1 type Oxidoreductase~TIGRFAM: light-independent protochlorophyllide reductase, N subunit~COGs: COG2710 Nitrogenase molybdenum-iron protein alpha and beta chains~InterPro IPR005970:IPR000510~KEGG: cyt:cce_4534 light-independent protochlorophyllide reductase subunit N~PFAM: oxidoreductase/nitrogenase component 1~SPTR: Light-independent protochlorophyllide reductase subunit N;~TIGRFAM: light-independent protochlorophyllide reductase, N subunit), translating into MTLAQAPVTPELNFECETGNYHTFCPISCVAWLYQKIEDSFFLVIGTKTCGYFLQNAMGVMIFAEPRYAMAELEEGDISAQLNDYNELRRLCEQIKRDRNPSVIVWIGTCTTEIIKMDLEGIAPKLEAEIGIPIVVARANGLDYAFTQGEDTVLASMANRCPKEAEVNTEEKEERNGIQKLLNFGKKKEDTATESEYKQHHPLVLFGSLPDPVVTNLTLELKKQGVKIDGWLPAKRYTELPVIEEGYYVAGVNPFLSRTATTLMRRRKCKLIGAPFPIGPDGTRAWIEKICSVLGVETHGLEEREAQIWENLQDYVDLVKGKSVFFMGDNLLEVSLARFLTRCGMKVHEIGIPYMDKRYQKAELDFLAQTCQEMGVDVPTIVEKPDNYNQLQRIKELQPDLVITGMAHANPLEARGISTKWSVEFTFAQIHGFTNARDVLELVTRPLRRNNNLKDLGWNKLVKS; encoded by the coding sequence ATGACATTAGCACAAGCACCCGTTACCCCAGAATTAAACTTTGAATGTGAAACTGGTAATTATCACACCTTCTGCCCCATTAGTTGTGTGGCATGGTTATATCAAAAAATTGAGGATAGTTTTTTCCTCGTCATCGGTACAAAAACCTGCGGTTATTTCTTGCAAAATGCCATGGGAGTGATGATTTTTGCTGAACCTCGTTACGCTATGGCGGAGTTAGAAGAAGGGGATATTTCCGCACAACTTAATGACTATAACGAGTTGAGAAGACTTTGTGAACAAATTAAGCGCGATCGCAACCCATCTGTTATAGTGTGGATTGGTACTTGTACCACAGAAATCATCAAAATGGATTTAGAAGGTATCGCCCCCAAACTAGAAGCCGAAATCGGCATCCCCATCGTGGTTGCCCGTGCCAACGGCTTAGATTATGCCTTTACCCAAGGAGAAGACACCGTTTTAGCATCCATGGCGAATCGTTGCCCCAAAGAAGCAGAAGTTAATACAGAAGAAAAAGAAGAGCGCAACGGCATCCAAAAACTATTAAACTTTGGTAAGAAAAAAGAAGACACCGCCACCGAAAGCGAATATAAACAACATCATCCTTTAGTATTATTTGGCTCATTACCTGATCCCGTTGTCACCAATTTAACCCTAGAATTGAAAAAACAAGGGGTAAAAATTGATGGATGGCTACCTGCCAAACGCTATACCGAATTACCCGTTATCGAGGAGGGTTATTATGTGGCAGGAGTTAATCCCTTCCTCAGTCGCACCGCCACCACCCTAATGCGTCGCCGTAAATGTAAACTCATCGGCGCACCCTTCCCCATTGGGCCCGATGGCACTAGGGCATGGATTGAGAAAATATGTTCTGTGTTGGGAGTTGAAACCCACGGCTTGGAGGAAAGAGAAGCCCAAATCTGGGAAAACTTACAAGACTATGTAGATTTAGTGAAAGGTAAGTCAGTATTTTTCATGGGAGATAATTTATTAGAAGTATCCCTCGCCCGTTTCCTCACCCGATGCGGAATGAAAGTCCATGAAATTGGTATCCCCTACATGGATAAACGTTATCAAAAAGCTGAACTAGATTTCCTTGCCCAAACCTGCCAAGAGATGGGGGTTGATGTGCCTACCATTGTGGAAAAACCTGATAACTATAATCAACTACAACGCATTAAAGAATTACAACCCGACTTAGTCATCACAGGAATGGCCCACGCCAATCCTTTGGAGGCACGGGGAATTAGTACAAAATGGTCAGTGGAATTTACCTTCGCCCAAATCCACGGTTTCACCAATGCCCGTGACGTATTGGAATTGGTAACTCGTCCTTTACGTCGTAATAATAATCTTAAGGATTTAGGCTGGAATAAACTTGTTAAAAGTTAA
- a CDS encoding DNA adenine methylase (PFAM: D12 class N6 adenine-specific DNA methyltransferase~TIGRFAM: DNA adenine methylase (dam)~COGs: COG0338 Site-specific DNA methylase~InterPro IPR012326:IPR002052:IPR002294:IPR012327~KEGG: tit:Thit_0485 DNA adenine methylase~PFAM: D12 class N6 adenine-specific DNA methyltransferase~SPTR: DNA adenine methylase;~TIGRFAM: DNA adenine methylase) has translation MRSIKIKDNNKAKPFLKWAGGKSQLLETFRHYYPQSLLDGEKFNYIEPFIGGGAVFFDLVQNYNIRHSYLSDINPEIIIVYKTIQQSVDKLIEQLTELSEQYKSKNQEQQKEFFYFQRDKYNREKIDFNYLDISSAWVKRSALFIFLNKTCFNGLFRTNKKGDFNVPHGKYKNPNIIDKNNLLNVCSLLQNTDIEISDYQNCTKYINKKSFVYFDPPYRPLNKTSSFNSYSQFLFDDNEQKRLANFYKELNDSYSVYLMLSNSDPKNENPQDNFFDELYQGFNIYRIPATRMINSKGGKRGSINEILVINYEK, from the coding sequence ATGAGATCAATAAAAATAAAAGATAATAATAAAGCCAAACCTTTTTTAAAATGGGCAGGAGGAAAAAGTCAACTCTTAGAAACTTTTAGACACTATTATCCACAATCTTTATTAGATGGTGAAAAATTTAATTATATAGAGCCTTTTATTGGTGGTGGTGCCGTCTTTTTTGACTTAGTACAAAATTATAATATTCGCCATAGTTATTTATCCGATATTAACCCAGAAATAATCATTGTATATAAAACCATACAGCAATCTGTTGATAAATTAATAGAACAATTAACAGAATTATCAGAACAATATAAATCAAAAAATCAAGAACAACAAAAAGAGTTTTTTTATTTTCAACGAGATAAGTATAATAGAGAAAAAATAGATTTTAATTACCTTGACATTTCTTCAGCATGGGTAAAAAGATCTGCCTTATTTATTTTTCTAAATAAAACTTGTTTTAATGGGCTCTTTAGAACAAATAAAAAAGGAGATTTTAATGTACCCCATGGCAAATATAAAAATCCTAATATTATTGATAAAAATAACCTTTTAAATGTTTGTAGTCTATTACAAAATACAGACATAGAAATTAGTGACTATCAAAACTGTACCAAATATATTAATAAGAAATCTTTTGTATATTTTGATCCACCTTATCGCCCTTTAAATAAAACTTCTAGTTTTAACTCTTATTCTCAATTTCTATTTGATGATAATGAACAAAAAAGACTCGCTAATTTTTATAAAGAATTAAATGATAGTTATTCAGTTTATCTAATGCTTAGTAACTCTGATCCCAAAAATGAAAATCCTCAAGATAATTTTTTTGATGAACTTTATCAGGGGTTCAATATTTATCGCATTCCTGCCACCAGAATGATTAACAGTAAAGGAGGTAAAAGGGGCAGTATTAACGAAATTTTAGTAATTAATTATGAAAAATAG
- a CDS encoding methylthioribulose-1-phosphate dehydratase (PFAM: Class II Aldolase and Adducin N-terminal domain~TIGRFAM: methylthioribulose-1-phosphate dehydratase~COGs: COG0235 Ribulose-5-phosphate 4-epimerase and related epimerase and aldolase~InterPro IPR017714:IPR001303~KEGG: pfo:Pfl01_1724 methylthioribulose-1-phosphate dehydratase~PFAM: class II aldolase/adducin family protein~SPTR: Methylthioribulose-1-phosphate dehydratase;~TIGRFAM: methylthioribulose-1-phosphate dehydratase) yields the protein MIAIEKKLNKYSVDEFRKASDAIIQTASFLNSKGWTPATSSNFSHVMGDSLCAITVSGKHKGRLTPDDIMVVDFDGVPVDEKKPSAETLLHTTLYQWNGEIGAVLHTHSINSTILSRLIDQPYWQIEGYELQKAFAGIITHESSIKIPIFDNTQDIPCLAQEVITYLNGGNPCWAYLIRGHGVYTWGRDMDSALRHLEAIEYLMECELEMIKITGRR from the coding sequence TTGATTGCCATTGAGAAGAAGTTGAATAAATATTCTGTGGATGAGTTTAGGAAGGCTAGTGACGCTATTATTCAGACGGCTAGTTTTCTTAATAGTAAAGGATGGACTCCTGCGACGAGTAGTAATTTTTCCCATGTGATGGGTGATAGTCTGTGTGCGATTACGGTATCAGGAAAGCATAAGGGTAGATTAACCCCCGATGATATTATGGTGGTGGATTTTGATGGTGTGCCTGTGGATGAGAAAAAACCATCGGCGGAAACTTTGTTACATACGACTCTATATCAATGGAATGGAGAAATTGGTGCTGTGCTTCATACTCATTCTATCAACAGTACAATATTGAGTAGATTAATTGATCAACCCTATTGGCAGATAGAGGGTTATGAGTTACAGAAGGCTTTTGCGGGTATTATCACCCACGAAAGTAGTATCAAGATTCCGATTTTTGATAATACTCAAGATATTCCCTGTCTTGCCCAAGAGGTTATCACATACTTAAATGGGGGTAATCCTTGCTGGGCTTATTTGATTCGGGGGCATGGGGTTTATACTTGGGGTAGGGATATGGACAGCGCCCTTAGACACTTAGAAGCGATAGAATATTTAATGGAATGTGAATTGGAAATGATTAAAATCACAGGAAGAAGATGA
- a CDS encoding acireductone dioxygenase apoprotein (PFAM: ARD/ARD' family~COGs: COG1791 conserved hypothetical protein contains double-stranded beta-helix domain~InterPro IPR004313~KEGG: abo:ABO_1446 ARD/ARD' family protein~PFAM: Acireductone dioxygenase ARD~PRIAM: Acireductone dioxygenase (Fe(2+)-requiring)~SPTR: ARD/ARD' family): MTSLKIFDENNPTVPIFDSQEVTNHREKMDKIVYHLNQVGVKFEQWQTKNEIRLGATQEDVLKAYDGDVQRLIQEAGYQAVDVVSLTSDNPQKDAFREKFLNEHTHSEDEVRFFVAGEGLFSLHLDNRVFEVLCTKGDLISVPANTPHWFDMGPNPNFIAIRLFNNPEGWVANFTGSDIASKFSRLEN, from the coding sequence ATGACTAGCTTAAAGATATTTGATGAAAATAACCCCACAGTGCCAATTTTTGATAGCCAAGAGGTTACTAATCACAGGGAGAAAATGGATAAAATTGTTTATCATCTCAACCAAGTGGGGGTAAAGTTTGAACAGTGGCAAACGAAGAATGAGATTCGGTTAGGGGCTACCCAAGAGGATGTTTTGAAAGCCTATGATGGCGATGTGCAAAGATTAATCCAAGAGGCTGGTTATCAGGCGGTGGATGTGGTTAGTTTAACCAGTGATAATCCCCAGAAGGATGCTTTTCGGGAAAAGTTTTTAAATGAGCATACCCATAGTGAGGATGAGGTGCGCTTTTTTGTGGCGGGAGAGGGTTTATTTAGTTTGCACCTTGATAATAGGGTGTTTGAGGTATTATGCACTAAGGGAGATTTAATTAGTGTACCTGCTAATACTCCCCATTGGTTTGATATGGGCCCTAATCCTAATTTTATTGCTATTCGTCTTTTTAATAATCCTGAAGGATGGGTGGCTAATTTTACTGGTTCAGATATTGCCTCAAAGTTTTCCCGTCTTGAAAATTAA
- a CDS encoding acireductone synthase (PFAM: haloacid dehalogenase-like hydrolase~TIGRFAM: haloacid dehalogenase superfamily, subfamily IA, variant 3 with third motif having DD or ED; haloacid dehalogenase superfamily, subfamily IA, variant 1 with third motif having Dx(3-4)D or Dx(3-4)E; 2,3-diketo-5-methylthio-1-phosphopentane phosphatase~COGs: COG4229 enolase-phosphatase~InterProIPR010041:IPR006439:IPR005829:IPR005833:IPR 005834~KEGG: saf:SULAZ_1667 2,3-diketo-5-methylthio-1-phosphopentane phosphatase~PFAM: Haloacid dehalogenase domain protein hydrolase~PRIAM: Acireductone synthase~SPTR: 2,3-diketo-5-methylthio-1-phosphopentane phosphatase;~TIGRFAM: 2,3-diketo-5-methylthio-1-phosphopentane phosphatase; HAD-superfamily hydrolase, subfamily IA, variant 1), whose protein sequence is MIKAILTDIEGTTSSISFVKDVLFPYAYQEIENFLIQHFNNDLVYEQVRAVCELEGLKDGCQPRQIAEILREWIKGDRKLTPLKELQGMIWEKGYKNGDYQAHIYPDAYEKLTEWHQQNIPIYIYSSGSVYAQKLFFGYSDYGNLLNLFSGFFDTNVGYKQEVNSYLLIAEKMGFNPEEILFLSDVENEIISAKKAGMKTVWVIRDEEQLPENKHHNIVSNFHDINLS, encoded by the coding sequence ATGATTAAAGCAATTTTAACCGATATTGAGGGAACCACTAGCTCTATTTCTTTTGTTAAAGATGTGTTGTTTCCCTATGCCTATCAAGAGATTGAAAATTTCCTTATTCAACATTTTAATAATGACCTTGTTTATGAACAAGTGAGGGCTGTATGTGAGTTGGAGGGGTTAAAAGATGGTTGTCAACCTCGTCAAATTGCTGAAATTTTGAGGGAATGGATTAAGGGCGATCGCAAATTAACCCCTCTCAAAGAATTACAAGGTATGATCTGGGAAAAGGGATATAAAAATGGTGACTATCAAGCCCATATTTATCCAGATGCCTATGAAAAATTAACGGAGTGGCATCAGCAGAATATCCCTATATATATCTATTCTTCAGGTTCTGTGTATGCTCAAAAGTTATTTTTTGGCTACTCTGATTATGGTAACTTATTAAACTTATTTTCTGGTTTTTTTGACACAAATGTAGGGTATAAACAAGAAGTAAATTCTTATTTGTTGATAGCAGAAAAAATGGGTTTTAACCCAGAAGAAATCTTATTTTTATCTGATGTAGAAAACGAAATAATCTCCGCAAAAAAAGCAGGGATGAAAACTGTTTGGGTAATTAGAGACGAGGAACAATTACCAGAAAATAAACATCATAATATTGTTAGTAATTTCCATGACATTAATTTGTCGTAG
- a CDS encoding hypothetical protein (KEGG: amr:AM1_A0266 hypothetical protein~SPTR: Putative uncharacterized protein) → MINKILPLALLLTSFSNISVQAQINPSPVNQDSRVPWSEVVEDPFDGNIVYDKDFGSNHATVSSWTRNDIRLSYFQREQEIVSYRNVRRTRRVWRKDRYVEEVYWDTEPVYRSYWVSNSPEQILFAIDGVVYRYDGGSVPDELASALAHAPEGNMRIRLVWQNQRTQDVMIGGGTVKAWKTIFGTPTN, encoded by the coding sequence ATGATTAACAAAATATTGCCCCTCGCCCTACTCCTAACCAGTTTTAGCAATATATCTGTTCAAGCCCAAATTAATCCCTCCCCTGTTAATCAAGATTCCCGTGTACCATGGTCAGAAGTTGTGGAGGATCCCTTTGATGGTAACATCGTTTATGATAAGGATTTTGGCTCAAATCATGCCACCGTTAGCAGTTGGACAAGGAATGATATTCGCCTTAGTTACTTTCAAAGAGAGCAGGAAATAGTATCCTATCGCAATGTTAGACGTACCCGACGAGTATGGCGTAAAGATAGGTATGTGGAGGAGGTATATTGGGATACTGAGCCTGTGTATCGTAGTTATTGGGTGAGTAATAGCCCAGAGCAAATTTTATTTGCCATTGATGGGGTGGTGTATCGATATGATGGTGGTAGCGTGCCTGATGAGTTAGCCAGTGCGCTCGCCCATGCCCCAGAAGGTAATATGAGAATACGTTTAGTGTGGCAAAACCAGCGCACCCAGGATGTGATGATTGGGGGAGGCACGGTGAAGGCATGGAAAACCATTTTTGGGACTCCCACCAATTAA
- a CDS encoding GTP-binding protein HSR1-related protein (PFAM: GTPase of unknown function~TIGRFAM: small GTP-binding protein domain~COGs: COG3596 GTPase~InterPro IPR002917~KEGG: ava:Ava_2089 small GTP-binding protein domain-containing protein~PFAM: GTP-binding protein HSR1-related~SPTR: Small GTP-binding protein domain), which translates to MIRLKSWQWLILATPAVVIVLFFVIATGLQIHQWGINWIWAIFVVLFVGWRWLLVKWTKPLIDVESAIASAQEKLDHSPSFGKNDPETITKLESALQNIIQETKEDPPMWEDLQLFFQRCQDLVRAIALIYYPEEKYPLLNIYIPQAYSLIRGTVDDMDKWMNQLSPALNQVTIAQGYQGYQLYRKLEPSARKLMKVWNWAQWVLNPAVAVTKVASNSTTKQANQELLINLSQILREVALTNLARQTALLYGGDTLPLEKFQGEEKKLPETKTKALKEILENAQKPAEIEQKPVNILLVGRTGAGKSSLINTLFNAQTAEVDLLPSTTEIKNYHWKTDTGERLNLFDTPGYEQINRPEYLEKVLDYAHRADIILLLNPALDPALQMDRDFLVKLQEDGQDIPIFTVITQVDRLRPMREWQPPYDWQGGDKPKEVSIREAVSYRQDNLGSFCQEVLPIVTANYGENFREPWHDDILAIHILRAIAPAKQIRLARFFRNLEARSTAAAKIIDKYTLQMATSQGLTALLKSPVLQFISTLTTGSPQLAYILAEKIPIEQLPIVIGKLQLAYDLFSLLGEEKQSFDLLSLWTILIENNGTPDQEAWALGHGLVEYWSKNLSFNQLKQRYQYYLKEWENNQPK; encoded by the coding sequence ATGATTCGTTTGAAGTCTTGGCAATGGTTAATTTTGGCTACCCCAGCGGTGGTTATAGTTTTGTTTTTTGTAATCGCCACGGGGTTACAAATCCATCAATGGGGCATTAACTGGATATGGGCGATTTTTGTTGTCCTATTTGTGGGGTGGCGTTGGTTGTTGGTGAAGTGGACAAAACCATTAATTGATGTGGAAAGTGCGATCGCCTCTGCCCAAGAAAAATTAGATCATAGTCCTTCTTTTGGCAAAAATGATCCTGAAACCATCACCAAATTAGAGTCTGCCCTACAAAATATTATCCAAGAAACCAAAGAAGATCCTCCCATGTGGGAAGATTTACAATTATTCTTTCAACGTTGCCAAGACTTAGTACGGGCGATCGCCCTTATCTATTATCCCGAGGAAAAATACCCCCTCCTCAACATCTACATACCCCAAGCCTATAGCCTAATTCGGGGAACAGTGGATGATATGGATAAATGGATGAATCAACTATCCCCCGCCCTCAATCAAGTTACCATCGCCCAAGGGTATCAAGGTTATCAACTATATCGCAAACTAGAACCCTCCGCCCGAAAACTGATGAAGGTGTGGAATTGGGCGCAGTGGGTGTTAAATCCTGCGGTGGCGGTGACGAAGGTAGCTAGTAACAGCACCACCAAACAAGCTAACCAAGAGTTATTAATTAACCTTAGTCAAATATTAAGGGAAGTGGCGCTGACAAATCTTGCTCGACAAACAGCTTTATTATATGGCGGTGATACCTTACCCCTCGAAAAATTCCAAGGGGAAGAGAAAAAACTGCCTGAGACGAAAACCAAAGCCCTCAAAGAGATTTTAGAAAATGCCCAAAAACCAGCAGAAATTGAACAAAAACCCGTTAATATTTTGTTGGTGGGTAGAACAGGGGCAGGAAAAAGTAGTTTAATTAATACCCTATTCAATGCTCAAACCGCAGAAGTTGACTTGTTGCCTAGTACCACGGAAATCAAAAATTATCACTGGAAAACGGACACAGGGGAAAGGTTAAATCTCTTTGATACCCCCGGATATGAACAAATCAACCGTCCAGAGTATTTAGAGAAGGTATTAGATTATGCCCACCGTGCCGATATTATTTTATTATTAAACCCTGCCCTTGATCCTGCTTTGCAAATGGATCGAGATTTTTTAGTGAAATTGCAAGAGGATGGGCAAGATATTCCTATTTTTACTGTAATAACTCAAGTGGATCGTTTGCGCCCCATGCGTGAGTGGCAGCCGCCCTATGATTGGCAAGGGGGAGACAAACCGAAGGAGGTTTCTATTCGGGAGGCGGTGAGTTATCGTCAGGACAATTTAGGCTCTTTTTGTCAGGAGGTTTTGCCCATTGTTACTGCTAATTATGGAGAAAATTTCCGAGAGCCATGGCATGATGATATTTTAGCTATTCATATTTTAAGGGCGATCGCCCCTGCCAAACAAATTAGACTGGCTCGTTTTTTCCGTAACCTCGAAGCAAGAAGCACCGCCGCTGCCAAAATCATTGATAAATATACCCTCCAGATGGCGACAAGCCAAGGGTTAACCGCTCTACTCAAAAGCCCCGTATTACAATTTATCTCAACCCTTACCACAGGCTCACCACAACTGGCATATATTCTCGCCGAAAAAATACCCATCGAACAGTTACCCATCGTCATCGGGAAATTACAACTTGCCTACGATTTATTTTCCCTACTAGGGGAAGAAAAACAATCCTTTGACTTACTTTCTCTGTGGACAATTTTAATCGAAAATAATGGCACTCCCGACCAAGAAGCCTGGGCATTGGGTCATGGTTTGGTAGAATATTGGAGCAAAAATTTATCCTTTAATCAATTAAAACAAAGGTATCAATATTACTTGAAAGAATGGGAAAACAATCAACCAAAATAA